The following coding sequences lie in one Metallumcola ferriviriculae genomic window:
- a CDS encoding peptidylprolyl isomerase, producing MRKKNLLIFATVLVTLVLLLTGCGKQASDKDDEVVAKVNSNEISRTQLDTEIQWLKATNGYYSMEEEQQKAFDEGLEQKALENAIIKQLIFQGAEEKDVVVSEEEAATQLEEMKKQYNSEDEYKQMLTKANITEEGLKQYFQYQSTEQALYEEVTKDIKVNEGDMRSYFEENKADLIKVKVSHILVKAEEGKATEEELQQAEEKAKQIIGELEAGADFAELAKEKSDDTGSAVNGGLIDMYFTENETGLVRPFVDGAFQLAQGEFSKEPVKSQFGYHIIKVDEKLDSFEEMKPVVNEKLMTNEKGDAFTKYFEELKADAEIEKLL from the coding sequence ATGCGTAAGAAGAACCTGCTGATTTTTGCCACTGTGCTAGTAACGCTGGTGCTTCTGTTAACAGGGTGCGGGAAACAGGCAAGCGATAAAGATGATGAAGTGGTAGCCAAGGTTAACAGCAATGAAATTTCTAGGACGCAATTGGACACCGAGATACAATGGCTCAAGGCTACAAACGGTTATTATTCAATGGAAGAAGAACAACAAAAAGCTTTTGATGAAGGACTGGAGCAAAAGGCTCTAGAAAACGCAATCATTAAGCAGCTTATTTTTCAGGGTGCTGAAGAAAAGGACGTAGTAGTTAGTGAGGAAGAAGCAGCTACGCAGCTGGAGGAAATGAAGAAGCAGTATAATTCTGAAGATGAGTACAAACAGATGCTAACGAAGGCTAATATTACTGAAGAGGGTTTGAAGCAATACTTCCAGTACCAATCTACGGAACAGGCATTATATGAAGAAGTTACCAAAGATATCAAGGTAAACGAAGGCGACATGCGCAGTTATTTTGAAGAAAATAAAGCTGACTTGATAAAAGTTAAGGTGAGCCATATCTTGGTTAAGGCAGAAGAAGGTAAGGCTACTGAAGAAGAATTGCAGCAGGCTGAAGAGAAGGCAAAGCAGATTATTGGCGAATTGGAAGCAGGAGCAGATTTTGCTGAATTAGCTAAAGAAAAATCTGATGATACCGGCTCTGCCGTTAACGGTGGGTTGATTGACATGTACTTCACTGAAAATGAAACCGGCTTGGTAAGACCATTTGTGGACGGGGCATTTCAACTGGCGCAAGGCGAATTTAGCAAGGAACCGGTAAAGAGTCAGTTCGGCTACCACATTATTAAGGTAGACGAGAAATTGGATTCTTTTGAAGAAATGAAGCCGGTGGTAAATGAAAAGCTGATGACGAATGAAAAAGGCGATGCCTTTACGAAATATTTCGAGGAGCTAAAAGCAGACGCAGAGATTGAGAAACTTCTCTAA